The Oryctolagus cuniculus chromosome 5, mOryCun1.1, whole genome shotgun sequence genome includes a region encoding these proteins:
- the C5H6orf132 gene encoding uncharacterized protein C6orf132 homolog isoform X2: MENYGIYYGDNRFDAASESGTATLKARPRVRPLLTFLPLNAQENHGLAVPTPSVPEDFADKAVTGTGTLVNGNLRLYSSVGDLRPGHYGQDPLIPPPPPGPAPRPPQDISPPAAESPPPPPPSLAPPPPPLLLEPPPPPSTAPPPPPIAGALSPPSTLSSPSTPTPPDFIPPAPPLAFSAPPPPPMPAPAPPAPVSPHTTGTRLFPAGGVTKWKSEVALNGRQPEAPRTSPPRSPAELKGGPLPPNPEPHLTFPRAFKVPPPTPARTSSIPVQEAQGTPPEEEGTTKKTPNRLSLPPTFHIRPASQVYPERAPEPDHPGELKAGAPDSPRLCQSQTNEQAPAPPPPAPPLPPPAPPLPPAAPPLPSAEKAAPPPAGFTKSPKSSSPALKPKPRPKSPSPEDTASSAPVDWWDPSQMEKLRSELAAYLCGSRREERPPLGPKPGPTASSQGKEGKRGPNLPETQEIARGAPGTSSRSEGASLALPPVDYIPQDPPAPSVQQIRNELEARLALAAEKEAKPSVASAPPKGGRIFENGANGKFPKPVSTSPLPATPLQSKVTPGPATAPKATLGPPKASSGAASPTKATPGPATAPKATPGPPKASSGAASPTKATPGPATLTKATPEPGTIPKATPGPATPPKTTPGPAIPPKATPGPATLTKATPGIATPPKTIPGPATPPKAIPGAATPVKATPGPATPPKATPGPATPPKSSPGPATPVKATPGPASATTQPTMSSQLMVEKNLVPEGQREKSESREDAVPSQPRAQGSPSGASRLPTREALPSPTLPPKTSPGREEVPFVYKPHGGGHSPSREVAVVMPTLAGGEAAGLGDPVGVKEPQGLPADQLLRHPVTGEVVERGSPMALLLAARQRAQKGRLGGATVGRSSLPGSLHGHSSPPEASSDSIFYSEGRPNSFTVVPKSAKEVERDSAPSLSAGPSVPSQWTPQPRRDPEGTEPIHRHKWTKAEPQAPVAWERPAPPNLRQGRLLPKSFSSPPSPSFKREEEEEEEFNYEVIPPPPEFSNDPEPPAVPLQQPGHRGSPPRKDFSNLGRPLGAGPAAAPAPSFSRFPRAAPYSDAAGPQRFSGAGRSLIKKRLYVGEPLRPSALPRSGPGRSLSTPNCFGPQPGAPFAASTGPEMRRVNSAGRAPPGGLHTPRPAPEGAPRGIAEARPRGGSGGGSSGDYGFAPAAGRSPRSTPHYGSPINTFTVRPGTRHPISYAYTGAHRKAAS; this comes from the exons AATGCCCAGGAGAACCATGGGCTGGCCGTGCCCACCCCCTCTGTCCCAGAAGACTTTGCAGACAAGGCCGTGACAG GCACCGGCACACTCGTCAATGGCAATCTGCGACTGTACAGCTCTGTGGGGGACCTCCGGCCTGGACACTATGGCCAGGACCCGCTCATCCCCCCACCACCCCCGGGCCCAGCCCCGCGGCCACCCCAGGACATTTCACCACCTGCTGCGGAGTCCCCGCCACCCCCTCCACCTTCCTtggctcctcccccacctcccctgctgctggaacccccacccccacccagcacagccccaCCTCCGCCCCCCATAGCCGGGGCCCTATCCCCCCCATCCACCCTTTCCTCCCCTTCGACACCCACCCCTCCTGACTTCatcccccctgccccgcccttggccttctcagccccgcccccaccccccatgccaGCCCCCGCACCCCCTGCACCAGTGTCCCCTCACACAACGGGGACCCGTCTCTTTCCAGCTGGGGGCGTCACCAAGTGGAAATCGGAGGTGGCACTGAATGGCAGGCAGCCAGAGGCTCCCAGAACCAGCCCCCCCAGGAGCCCTGCTGAGCTAAAGGGGGGCCCCCTGCCACCTAACCCAGAGCCCCACCTCACCTTCCCCCGTGCATTCAAGGtgccccctccaaccccagccAGGACTTCATCCATCCCAGTTCAGGAAGCACAAGGGACTCCCCCAGAGGAAGAGGGGACCACCAAGAAGACTCCCAACCGACTCTCACTGCCTCCCACCTTCCACATCCGCCCCGCATCCCAGGTCTACCCCGAGAGGGCCCCTGAGCCAGACCACCCTGGAGAGCTCAAGGCAGGGGCACCTGACAGCCCAAGGCTCTGCCAGTCCCAGACCAATGAAcaagcccccgccccgccccctcctgcaccccccctccctccacctgctccccccctcccccccgcggCCCCACCCTTGCCTTCTGCTGAGAAGGCAGCCCCTCCACCTGCTGGGTTTACAAAAAGCCCTAAGTCCAGCTCTCCTGCTCTCAAGCCCAAGCCCAGACCCAAATCCCCCAGCCCAGAAGACACGGCCTCTTCAGCTCCCGTGGACTGGTGGGACCCCAGCCAGATGGAAAAGCTGCGGAGTGAGCTGGCCGCCTATCTCTGTGGCTCCAGGAGAGAAGAGCGCCCACCACTGGGTCCCAAGCCGGGCCCAACCGCGTCCTCCCAGGGCAAGGAGGGCAAGAGGGGCCCCAACCTGCCAGAGACCCAGGAGATTGCCCGCGGTGCTCCTGGGACAAGTTCTCGCAGCGAGGGTGCCAGCCTGGCCCTACCCCCGGTGGACTACATCCCCCAGGACCCCCCAGCTCCCAGCGTCCAGCAGATCCGGAACGAGCTGGAGGCCCGGCTTGCCTTGGCAGCAGAGAAGGAAGCCAAGCCCAGCGTAGCCTCTGCACCTCCCAAAGGGGGAAGAATCTTTGAAAACGGGGCTAATGGCAAGTTCCCCAAGCCTGTGTCCACCTCCCCTCTGCCAGCCACACCACTCCAGTCCAAGGTCACACCTGGACCAGCCACAGCACCCAAGGCCACACTTGGACCACCCAAAGCCTCATCTGGAGCAGCCTCACCAACCAAGGCCACGCCTGGACCAGCCACAGCACCCAAGGCCACACCTGGACCACCCAAAGCCTCATCTGGAGCAGCCTCACCAACCAAGGCCACGCCTGGACCAGCCACACTAACCAAGGCCACGCCTGAACCAGGTACAATACCCAAGGCTACACCTGGACCAGCTACACCACCCAAGACCACACCTGGACCAGCCATACCACCCAAGGCCACACCTGGACCAGCCACACTAACCAAGGCCACACCTGGAATAGCCACACCACCCAAGACCATACCTGGACCAGCCACACCACCCAAGGCCATACCTGGAGCAGCCACACCAGTCAAGGCCACACCTGGACCAGCCACACCACCCAAGGCCACGCCTGGACCAGCCACACCACCTAAATCATCACCTGGACCGGCCACCCCAGTCAAAGCCACACCTGGACCAGCCAGTGCTACAACTCAGCCCACTATGTCGTCCCAACTGATGGTGGAGAAGAACCTCGTTCCAGAAGGCCAGAGGGAGAAGTCAGAATCTCGAGAGGATGCTGTGCCCTCCCAGCCAAGGGCACAAGGGTCACCCTCAGGAGCCAGTAGGCTGCCCACCCGGgaagccctcccatctcccaccctcccaccaaagACCTCCCCTGGCCGGGAAGAAGTGCCTTTTGTCTATAAGCCCCATGGTGGCGGGCACAGCCCCAGCAGAGAGGTTGCCGTGGTGATGCCCACCCTGGCCGGAGGAGAGGCTGCCGGGCTGGGGGACCCTGTCGGGGTGAaggagccccagggcctgcccgCTGACCAGCTCCTCAGACACCCGGTGACGGGGGAGGTGGTGGAGCGAGGCTCCCCCATGGCCCTGCTCCTGGCAGCCCGGCAGAGGGCGCAGAAGGGGAGGCTGGGCGGGGCCACCGTGGGGCGGTCCTCGCTGCCCGGGAGTCTCCACGGCCACAGCAGCCCGCCGGAGGCCAGCTCCGACAGCATTTTTTACAGCGAGGGCCGCCCCAACTCCTTCACTGTGGTCCCCAAGTCAGCCAAGGAGGTTGAGAGGGACTCTGCGCCCAGCTTATCTGCCGGGCCCTCGGTTCCCAGCCAGTGGACGCCCCAGCCCCGCAGAGACCCGGAGGGCACAGAGCCCATCCATCGGCACAAATGGACCAAGGCCGAGCCCCAGgcccctgtggcctgggaacggcCAGCTCCCCCCAACCTGCGCCAGGGCCGCCTGCTGCCCAAGTCCTTCTCGTCGCCACCGTCCCCTTCCTtcaagagggaggaggaggaggaggaggagttcaACTATGAGGTCATCCCACCACCCCCGGAGTTCAGCAACGACCCCGAGCCCCCCGCCGTGCCCCTCCAGCAGCCCGGCCACAGGGGCTCCCCTCCCCGGAAGGACTTCTCAAACTTGGGGCGGCCCCTGGGCGCGGGCCCCGCGGcggctccagctcccagcttctcgCGCTTCCCCAGGGCTGCGCCCTACTCCGATGCTGCGGGACCCCAGCGCTTCTCGGGTGCCGGCCGCTCGCTCATCAAGAAGCGCCTGTACGTCGGAGAGCCCCTGCGCCCCTCCGCGCTGCCCCGCAGCGGCCCCGGCCGCAGCCTGAGCACCCCCAACTGCTTTGGAccgcagccaggagcccccttCGCTGCGTCCACAGGCCCCGAGATGCGTCGGGTCAACTCGGCCGGCCGCGCGCCACCCGGCGGCCTGCACACACCCAGGCCGGCCCCGGAGGGTGCCCCCCGCGGCATCGCagaggccaggcccaggggcGGCAGCGGCGGTGGCAGCAGCGGCGACTACGGCTTTGCTCCAGCCGCAGGCAg gtctccccgcAGCACCCCCCACTATGGAAGCCCCATCAACACATTCACTGTGCGTCCAGGAACCCGACACCCCATCTCCTATGCCTACACAGGGGCCCACCGGAAAGCGGCGTCCTGA
- the C5H6orf132 gene encoding uncharacterized protein C6orf132 homolog isoform X1 has product MRKNQTVQGTFSKLFGKKHASPGATSLYATNPPWIFTQEAPENATRDFDGIYYGDNRFDAASESGTATLKARPRVRPLLTFLPLNAQENHGLAVPTPSVPEDFADKAVTGTGTLVNGNLRLYSSVGDLRPGHYGQDPLIPPPPPGPAPRPPQDISPPAAESPPPPPPSLAPPPPPLLLEPPPPPSTAPPPPPIAGALSPPSTLSSPSTPTPPDFIPPAPPLAFSAPPPPPMPAPAPPAPVSPHTTGTRLFPAGGVTKWKSEVALNGRQPEAPRTSPPRSPAELKGGPLPPNPEPHLTFPRAFKVPPPTPARTSSIPVQEAQGTPPEEEGTTKKTPNRLSLPPTFHIRPASQVYPERAPEPDHPGELKAGAPDSPRLCQSQTNEQAPAPPPPAPPLPPPAPPLPPAAPPLPSAEKAAPPPAGFTKSPKSSSPALKPKPRPKSPSPEDTASSAPVDWWDPSQMEKLRSELAAYLCGSRREERPPLGPKPGPTASSQGKEGKRGPNLPETQEIARGAPGTSSRSEGASLALPPVDYIPQDPPAPSVQQIRNELEARLALAAEKEAKPSVASAPPKGGRIFENGANGKFPKPVSTSPLPATPLQSKVTPGPATAPKATLGPPKASSGAASPTKATPGPATAPKATPGPPKASSGAASPTKATPGPATLTKATPEPGTIPKATPGPATPPKTTPGPAIPPKATPGPATLTKATPGIATPPKTIPGPATPPKAIPGAATPVKATPGPATPPKATPGPATPPKSSPGPATPVKATPGPASATTQPTMSSQLMVEKNLVPEGQREKSESREDAVPSQPRAQGSPSGASRLPTREALPSPTLPPKTSPGREEVPFVYKPHGGGHSPSREVAVVMPTLAGGEAAGLGDPVGVKEPQGLPADQLLRHPVTGEVVERGSPMALLLAARQRAQKGRLGGATVGRSSLPGSLHGHSSPPEASSDSIFYSEGRPNSFTVVPKSAKEVERDSAPSLSAGPSVPSQWTPQPRRDPEGTEPIHRHKWTKAEPQAPVAWERPAPPNLRQGRLLPKSFSSPPSPSFKREEEEEEEFNYEVIPPPPEFSNDPEPPAVPLQQPGHRGSPPRKDFSNLGRPLGAGPAAAPAPSFSRFPRAAPYSDAAGPQRFSGAGRSLIKKRLYVGEPLRPSALPRSGPGRSLSTPNCFGPQPGAPFAASTGPEMRRVNSAGRAPPGGLHTPRPAPEGAPRGIAEARPRGGSGGGSSGDYGFAPAAGRSPRSTPHYGSPINTFTVRPGTRHPISYAYTGAHRKAAS; this is encoded by the exons AATGCCCAGGAGAACCATGGGCTGGCCGTGCCCACCCCCTCTGTCCCAGAAGACTTTGCAGACAAGGCCGTGACAG GCACCGGCACACTCGTCAATGGCAATCTGCGACTGTACAGCTCTGTGGGGGACCTCCGGCCTGGACACTATGGCCAGGACCCGCTCATCCCCCCACCACCCCCGGGCCCAGCCCCGCGGCCACCCCAGGACATTTCACCACCTGCTGCGGAGTCCCCGCCACCCCCTCCACCTTCCTtggctcctcccccacctcccctgctgctggaacccccacccccacccagcacagccccaCCTCCGCCCCCCATAGCCGGGGCCCTATCCCCCCCATCCACCCTTTCCTCCCCTTCGACACCCACCCCTCCTGACTTCatcccccctgccccgcccttggccttctcagccccgcccccaccccccatgccaGCCCCCGCACCCCCTGCACCAGTGTCCCCTCACACAACGGGGACCCGTCTCTTTCCAGCTGGGGGCGTCACCAAGTGGAAATCGGAGGTGGCACTGAATGGCAGGCAGCCAGAGGCTCCCAGAACCAGCCCCCCCAGGAGCCCTGCTGAGCTAAAGGGGGGCCCCCTGCCACCTAACCCAGAGCCCCACCTCACCTTCCCCCGTGCATTCAAGGtgccccctccaaccccagccAGGACTTCATCCATCCCAGTTCAGGAAGCACAAGGGACTCCCCCAGAGGAAGAGGGGACCACCAAGAAGACTCCCAACCGACTCTCACTGCCTCCCACCTTCCACATCCGCCCCGCATCCCAGGTCTACCCCGAGAGGGCCCCTGAGCCAGACCACCCTGGAGAGCTCAAGGCAGGGGCACCTGACAGCCCAAGGCTCTGCCAGTCCCAGACCAATGAAcaagcccccgccccgccccctcctgcaccccccctccctccacctgctccccccctcccccccgcggCCCCACCCTTGCCTTCTGCTGAGAAGGCAGCCCCTCCACCTGCTGGGTTTACAAAAAGCCCTAAGTCCAGCTCTCCTGCTCTCAAGCCCAAGCCCAGACCCAAATCCCCCAGCCCAGAAGACACGGCCTCTTCAGCTCCCGTGGACTGGTGGGACCCCAGCCAGATGGAAAAGCTGCGGAGTGAGCTGGCCGCCTATCTCTGTGGCTCCAGGAGAGAAGAGCGCCCACCACTGGGTCCCAAGCCGGGCCCAACCGCGTCCTCCCAGGGCAAGGAGGGCAAGAGGGGCCCCAACCTGCCAGAGACCCAGGAGATTGCCCGCGGTGCTCCTGGGACAAGTTCTCGCAGCGAGGGTGCCAGCCTGGCCCTACCCCCGGTGGACTACATCCCCCAGGACCCCCCAGCTCCCAGCGTCCAGCAGATCCGGAACGAGCTGGAGGCCCGGCTTGCCTTGGCAGCAGAGAAGGAAGCCAAGCCCAGCGTAGCCTCTGCACCTCCCAAAGGGGGAAGAATCTTTGAAAACGGGGCTAATGGCAAGTTCCCCAAGCCTGTGTCCACCTCCCCTCTGCCAGCCACACCACTCCAGTCCAAGGTCACACCTGGACCAGCCACAGCACCCAAGGCCACACTTGGACCACCCAAAGCCTCATCTGGAGCAGCCTCACCAACCAAGGCCACGCCTGGACCAGCCACAGCACCCAAGGCCACACCTGGACCACCCAAAGCCTCATCTGGAGCAGCCTCACCAACCAAGGCCACGCCTGGACCAGCCACACTAACCAAGGCCACGCCTGAACCAGGTACAATACCCAAGGCTACACCTGGACCAGCTACACCACCCAAGACCACACCTGGACCAGCCATACCACCCAAGGCCACACCTGGACCAGCCACACTAACCAAGGCCACACCTGGAATAGCCACACCACCCAAGACCATACCTGGACCAGCCACACCACCCAAGGCCATACCTGGAGCAGCCACACCAGTCAAGGCCACACCTGGACCAGCCACACCACCCAAGGCCACGCCTGGACCAGCCACACCACCTAAATCATCACCTGGACCGGCCACCCCAGTCAAAGCCACACCTGGACCAGCCAGTGCTACAACTCAGCCCACTATGTCGTCCCAACTGATGGTGGAGAAGAACCTCGTTCCAGAAGGCCAGAGGGAGAAGTCAGAATCTCGAGAGGATGCTGTGCCCTCCCAGCCAAGGGCACAAGGGTCACCCTCAGGAGCCAGTAGGCTGCCCACCCGGgaagccctcccatctcccaccctcccaccaaagACCTCCCCTGGCCGGGAAGAAGTGCCTTTTGTCTATAAGCCCCATGGTGGCGGGCACAGCCCCAGCAGAGAGGTTGCCGTGGTGATGCCCACCCTGGCCGGAGGAGAGGCTGCCGGGCTGGGGGACCCTGTCGGGGTGAaggagccccagggcctgcccgCTGACCAGCTCCTCAGACACCCGGTGACGGGGGAGGTGGTGGAGCGAGGCTCCCCCATGGCCCTGCTCCTGGCAGCCCGGCAGAGGGCGCAGAAGGGGAGGCTGGGCGGGGCCACCGTGGGGCGGTCCTCGCTGCCCGGGAGTCTCCACGGCCACAGCAGCCCGCCGGAGGCCAGCTCCGACAGCATTTTTTACAGCGAGGGCCGCCCCAACTCCTTCACTGTGGTCCCCAAGTCAGCCAAGGAGGTTGAGAGGGACTCTGCGCCCAGCTTATCTGCCGGGCCCTCGGTTCCCAGCCAGTGGACGCCCCAGCCCCGCAGAGACCCGGAGGGCACAGAGCCCATCCATCGGCACAAATGGACCAAGGCCGAGCCCCAGgcccctgtggcctgggaacggcCAGCTCCCCCCAACCTGCGCCAGGGCCGCCTGCTGCCCAAGTCCTTCTCGTCGCCACCGTCCCCTTCCTtcaagagggaggaggaggaggaggaggagttcaACTATGAGGTCATCCCACCACCCCCGGAGTTCAGCAACGACCCCGAGCCCCCCGCCGTGCCCCTCCAGCAGCCCGGCCACAGGGGCTCCCCTCCCCGGAAGGACTTCTCAAACTTGGGGCGGCCCCTGGGCGCGGGCCCCGCGGcggctccagctcccagcttctcgCGCTTCCCCAGGGCTGCGCCCTACTCCGATGCTGCGGGACCCCAGCGCTTCTCGGGTGCCGGCCGCTCGCTCATCAAGAAGCGCCTGTACGTCGGAGAGCCCCTGCGCCCCTCCGCGCTGCCCCGCAGCGGCCCCGGCCGCAGCCTGAGCACCCCCAACTGCTTTGGAccgcagccaggagcccccttCGCTGCGTCCACAGGCCCCGAGATGCGTCGGGTCAACTCGGCCGGCCGCGCGCCACCCGGCGGCCTGCACACACCCAGGCCGGCCCCGGAGGGTGCCCCCCGCGGCATCGCagaggccaggcccaggggcGGCAGCGGCGGTGGCAGCAGCGGCGACTACGGCTTTGCTCCAGCCGCAGGCAg gtctccccgcAGCACCCCCCACTATGGAAGCCCCATCAACACATTCACTGTGCGTCCAGGAACCCGACACCCCATCTCCTATGCCTACACAGGGGCCCACCGGAAAGCGGCGTCCTGA